Genomic DNA from Thermobifida alba:
CCCGGATCACTGTCGGCCCCCCGGCGGGGCTGACCACTTCTGTCCGCCCGTCGAAGGCGGCCACTCTGCGCCGTATCCCGACCAGGCCGGTCCCGTCCTCCTCGGAGGCGCCGCCCTTCCCGTCGTCGGTGACCTCGATGTGCAGGGCCGTGCCGGTCCCGCGCAGCTCGACCCGGACGTGTGCCGCGTCGGCGTGCTTGACCGCGTTCGTGAGGGCTTCGGCGACGACGAAGTAGGCGGTGGCCTCCAGCGCGGCGGGGGCCCGGGACAGGCCGGCGGTCTCGACGGTGCACGGGAGGGGGCAGCGTGCGGCCAGCGCGGAGACCGCGCTGGCCAGTCCGCGGTCGGCGAGGATCGGCGGATAGATGCTGCGGACGACCTGCCGCAGTTCGGCGAGCGCGTCGTCGGCGGCTCCCCGGGCGGTCCGGATCAGTTCCGCGGCCCGGTCCGGGTCGGTGTGCAGCATCCGCTCCACCAGGCCGAGGTGCATGCGTACGGCGACCAGCCGGTTCTGCGTACCGTCGTGCAGGTCGCGTTCGATGCGGCGCAGCTCGGCGCCGTGCGCCTCCAGCGCCTCGCTCCTGGAGGCGGTCACCTCGGCCAGGCGCGCGGCGACCCCGGCCCTGCCGACGGCGGTGAG
This window encodes:
- a CDS encoding sensor domain-containing protein codes for the protein MLLAQGLSVIVVGIPLGRFFRGIVKRVAERDRRLAAEFLGRGTETVRPDGIRPPADFRPWRELCWIAVNAAVGLPAGFFALVLIVGAAVSLTTPLWWWALPEGIAVNPVGQPVESWSTALLTPVGGLGYVAALVLAVPRMAELHARTAHGLLTAVGRAGVAARLAEVTASRSEALEAHGAELRRIERDLHDGTQNRLVAVRMHLGLVERMLHTDPDRAAELIRTARGAADDALAELRQVVRSIYPPILADRGLASAVSALAARCPLPCTVETAGLSRAPAALEATAYFVVAEALTNAVKHADAAHVRVELRGTGTALHIEVTDDGKGGASEEDGTGLVGIRRRVAAFDGRTEVVSPAGGPTVIRVVLPCAS